In Pygocentrus nattereri isolate fPygNat1 chromosome 30, fPygNat1.pri, whole genome shotgun sequence, the following proteins share a genomic window:
- the c30h7orf57 gene encoding uncharacterized protein C7orf57 homolog has translation MSAEPNYRRTKPGMRTSVPSANGAAGPASQIPGLSQSADIAPEEKTKGRRVGIQATDSDYVKLAKQGGHKGLLSHDADEDAEAKSGSVSRPDWLGGTDGQQSQGKATSQRLVAPFGTDDCSAWEKESDDADKRQKSMVSPTSKDMENLSLNQKDIEETNKYKRRSHDKKTVAPVSMSKLLSFGYMEDDQKSPDDDSSSMTSEQTSTIAPEDELE, from the exons ATGTCTGCCGAGCCCAACTATCGCCGAACTAAGCCTG GAATGAGAACCAGTGTTCCTAGCGCAAATGGTGCAGCTGGTCCCGCATCACAGATTCCTGGTTTGTCACAAAGTGCTGACATCGCACCTGAGGAGAAAACCAAAGGACGGCGAGTAGGGATTCAGGCCACTGATTCAGACTATGTTAAACTGGCAAAGCAAGGAGGACACAAGG GTTTATTGTCTCATGATGCTGATGAGGATGCTGAAGCTAAGTCCGGCTCAGTCAGCCGCCCTGACTGGTTGGGTGGGACAGATGGTCAGCAAAG CCAAGGTAAAGCAACCTCGCAGAGGCTGGTGGCCCCGTTTGGGACTGATGACTGTTCAGCATGGGAGAAGGAGTCAGATGATGCTGATAAAAGACAG AAATCAATGGTCAGTCCTACTAGCAAGGACATGGAGAATCTCTCCTTAAACCAGAAGGACATTGAGGAGACCAACAAGTATAAAAGGAG GTCACATGATAAGAAGACCGTAGCTCCTGTCAGCATGTCCAAGCTGTTGAGCTTCGGTTATATGGAGGATGACCAGAAGTCTCCAGATGATGATTCCTCAA GTATGACCTCGGAGCAGACCAGCACAATTGCCCCAGAGGATGAGCTGGAGtag
- the si:dkey-276j7.2 gene encoding cytohesin-interacting protein has protein sequence MSSSITYIKKLIRKGSLADSFSRRKPADKSYLKHKEGRRHTLVQTQIKHQSHDSKRESVIVSKKEAEAFGFEIRTYNEKNMTSSDEDVLTCICSVRESSPAETAGLRTGDVIMSVNGICVEGFEHEQIVDLIQTSCLLKMEILRGTTVKQKELQKKLNHLEWQLNEKWVELQMLIAQEERLINGNLSRTHSDSCHSSEHPTLPIQLS, from the exons ATGAGCTCCTCTATCACCTACATTAAGAAGCTGATCAGGAAAGGGAGCCTGGCGGATTCTTTTTCCCGACGAAAACCAGCTGACAAGAGCTACTTAAAACACAAAGAGGGACGGAGACACACG TTGGTGCAAACTCAGATAAAACACCAGAGCCATGACTCCAAAAG GGAAAGTGTCATCGTGTCAAAGAAAGAGGCTGAAGCATTCGGGTTTGAGATCAGG aCTTATAATGAGAAGAACATGACCAGCAGTGACGAGGACGTGTTAACCTGCATTTGTTCAGTGAGGGAGagcagtccagcagagacagcaGGTTTAAGGACAG gGGATGTCATTATGAGTGTGAATGGCATATGTGTGGAGGGCTTTGAACACGAGCAGATTGTTGACCTGATTCAAACCTCCTGCCTTCTAAA GATGGAGATTCTAAGGGGGACTACAGTGAAACAAAAAGAGCTCCAAAAGAAATTAAATCACCTAGAG TGGCAGCTGAACGAAAAGTGGGTGGAGCTGCAGATGCTTATCGCACAGGAAGAACGCCTCATAAATG gTAATCTAAGCAGAACGCACTCTGACTCCTGCCATTCCTCAGAGCATCCCACCCTTCCCATCCAACTCTCTTAA